Below is a genomic region from Carassius auratus strain Wakin chromosome 2, ASM336829v1, whole genome shotgun sequence.
AACATATAATAGTTAAccataaataagaaatatagtTCCAGTCTTACGCTACTATGCGAAACAGCGTTCGCCGAATCACTGCGCGCGATTGACAGTCAAGTCAGACTATATTTTCTCGCGGAAGTAGATTAGCTTCATAAATACTGTGCTTCCTTAGTATTTTAAGCTGTGGTAGCCTACACAATATCTCGCGACAACCTCCCGTGCACTGCTGTGAAATGTGACGTTTAATCAAACCAGAGCATGTTGTTTGTAAACCACCCAAACACTGATAGATAAAGGCTGTTTTCTAATAAGCTTGCACTTGGTTAGGCAGTAACTGGCACCCGTTGTTAACGTGGTTCATCACTCTTTGTTTCAACTGCGCCACTTGTTCTCTCAGCACGCTGGCGGTGGACGCGAGCTCAGTGTTCTGGTTCTTCAGGTTCTTCACTTTGTCTTCCAGCCGGGATATCCGCTCCAGTTTCCGCTTGCGGCATTTGGAGGCGGCGATGCGGTTCCGCAGCTTCTTCCGCTCGGCCTTGATGCGCTCCTGTGTGTCCATGTTGATGGGGGACAGCGGAGGACTGTCGCCGAAGCTCTGCATGTCCGGCACGGTCTGCGGCTCGTCCTTCAGAGACGACTGCGCGGGCGGCGGAGGAGGGAACGGAATGGTGTCCGTGGAATAGTTCACCGTGGTGCTCCCGTACGTGCTCAAGTTCGTGTACACGGGCAGATCCGTGCCGCTCGCGAGTCTGTTGAGCGTCGGAGGGACGCACGCGCCTCCGCTCAGCTGGTTCTGCTTGTGAAGGTCCTCCAGGGCTTTGACGAATCCCTCCGCGAACTCCTGCTCGTCGCTCACCGTCTTCGGGTAGACGAACTGGGAGTTCGGCGAGGTGGTCACCATCCCGTTGGCCTGGATGATGAGCCTCTCCAGCTCCGGAGAAGCCAGCTTTAGGAGCCCCAGCTCGGGGGAACTGAGGATCCCTTCAGCATCCCTCAGATCGGGCTTCAGGCTGGAGCTGTTCTGGTCATTTAGGTTCAAACTCATGTCTTTCTTCATCATGATTCGTGGTGTTCCTCGTCTGGGTAGAGGCTTGTTCCCATCCTACACCCTGCTTCTGTTCTCCATACGAGTCATTTAGATGATATTCTTGCGTATTCTTGATTCTTCGTTTGTTTTGAATCGATTTATGATGTTGTTTTGTGATATtgtcgtctctctctctcctcgtgAGGTGTTATCTGTGGGCGTCGGTACGCATTTGCAAGTTTTCTATCCCTAAAAATTCCATTATGTCACTTTACAGCCCAGAGATTGGCCAACGATGACGTCCTCTTCCGGTTTGGTTTGCATAAAGGGGCCGCGCTCGTCGCTGTTGCTGCGGAGACGGGGAGTAAACGGTAAACAGTGCGGTGCATTGTGGGTTGACGTCATAGCGAGGGTGGAGAAAAGAGGCAGTCTGGGAGAAAATGTTCCTTCGTTTTTAAACGCGTTGAAGCTCTCAggatacatttaaatatgtactgtgtgtgtgtgtgtgtgtacagagggtatagaaaagaattagcctcctttaaaataatcacatttgttgctttgcagcctgaaatgaagacagacacaattttttttgttttatccaatTGTATTTACTCAACTTACAACTTATAATATCCAAGTAAAAGATATAActccaacatgtcagaaaaaaaattataataataatttgtcgaGTCAAATTTTAACTCATCCATTTTTGCTTCTATCCATTagaatttaaactattttattaaaatatattattttaaatatttaaatgttctttttctcTGCCAAATGTTATGAGCATGTTATTTGCTATatattaacaattaaatatttaacatattttattaaaatataaatgtttatatatataatatataaccctattataaaatattatatatgttttgagCATG
It encodes:
- the LOC113111907 gene encoding transcription factor jun-D-like gives rise to the protein MMKKDMSLNLNDQNSSSLKPDLRDAEGILSSPELGLLKLASPELERLIIQANGMVTTSPNSQFVYPKTVSDEQEFAEGFVKALEDLHKQNQLSGGACVPPTLNRLASGTDLPVYTNLSTYGSTTVNYSTDTIPFPPPPPAQSSLKDEPQTVPDMQSFGDSPPLSPINMDTQERIKAERKKLRNRIAASKCRKRKLERISRLEDKVKNLKNQNTELASTASVLREQVAQLKQRVMNHVNNGCQLLPNQVQAY